One genomic window of Punica granatum isolate Tunisia-2019 chromosome 1, ASM765513v2, whole genome shotgun sequence includes the following:
- the LOC116192305 gene encoding uncharacterized protein LOC116192305 isoform X1, which produces MSMDSTERRLEVRALTGESITVSISVGKTVRDLKHLLEQTFPLAVKYPNFNLYHKGTKLSLQNQISSYSIEPGEVIGLFPVIKKQTVQTEKSCDQDNSGNFTNQAPITKFADLAWTHMVQELREMSSNDGGPTSKSDGTNSNDGWGSTNEVSGTRSSEMKRKRSTDSETSRTPDDLVLSILEHSSKRVLDEGNAERFVKVLDRVNCLQDASSQSCLCVSGAWLQAGGLGASGSAGNPCWCPSWLKTVMKVLTFLNIYAACLQLRQEMITLNGLEEALNWIGEVGIHFNMKDIENISLLLPKVIYFVDYNAKKKRKYGEAIVIVRLSPEDKDRVEETPTIAEKQVSLPKLFYAMERRETAFTMTLRSLTRKLASDMSKFNLVEDVVNFLRERDNPAKNVKESDPAGSKSEVKLLGRRRDTSASNSRNKVNKLCHETNALLPEEMVEHLRKGIGSRGQMVHVQEIGGRRPNYMEIPNELSDYTKQTLEQIGVTELYSHQAESIRTSLAQKNVAVATMTSSGKSLCYNVPVFEELFKDSSSCALYMFPTKALSQDQLRTLKYMTNNFDVSSCIGIYDGDTLQEERAWLRDNARLLITNPDMLHKSILPYHGKFMRILSNLRFVVIDESHSYKGAFGCHTALILRRLRRLCSHVYGSDPKFIFSTATSANPLQHSMELANLSTLELIQNDGSPASQKLFVLWNSSLQPKTVLDRREREADACKLTDRGPSPIWEVSCLFAEMVQHGLRCIAFCTSRKLCELVLLYTQEILHETAPHLVDSITSYRAGYAPEIRRTVESDFFGGKLRGLAATNALELGIDVGHLDVTLHLGFPGSIASLWQQAGRSGRREKPSLAVYVAFDGALDQYFMKYPEKLFRSPIECCNIDSQNPQVLEQHLVCAALEHPLSLHHDEKFFGSGISRAVEALRNRGYLSFDRSLDSSARIWNYIGHEKKPSDIVNIRAIETEAYQVIDTQTNEILEKIEESKAFFQVHEGAVYMRQGKTYLVKDLDLSRKIAWCQEADLKYYTKTRDYTDVQVIGGDMAYPAAMPRIPQTNAEGHMVPESTAQANTCKVVTTWFGFRRISRGSNQVLDTVELSLPRYSYESQAVWIQVPQACKEAVERRNFSFRAGLHAASHALLNVVPLCIICNSSDLAPECSNPYDTRSFSSRILIYDRHPGGTGVSLQVRPYFVELLVAALEVISSCACLGDMGCPKCIQCLACHESNEDLHKDAAIIIIKGVLDAEKSHCRDIENFMHARESQAESRNQAVV; this is translated from the exons ATGTCAATGGACAGCACCGAGAGGAGATTGGAAGTACGAGCCCTAACTGGCGAATCGATCACCGTCTCGATTTCGGTCGGCAAAACCGTTCGGGACCTCAAGCACTTGCTGGAGCAGACGTTCCCTCTCGCTGTCAAGTATCCCAACTTCAACCTCTATCACAAG GGAACAAAGTTGAGCTTGCAGAACCAAATTAGCAGCTACTCCATCGAGCCAGGAGAAGTGATAGGCCTTTTTCCTGTTATCAAGAAGCAAACCGTGCAGACTGAGAAATCATGCGATCAGGATAATTCTGGCAACTTTACAAACCAAGCTCCGATCACTAAATTTGCGGACCTAGCATGGACTCACATGGTGCAAGAATTACGTGAAATGTCGAGTAACGATGGGGGACCCACTTCTAAATCGGATGGCACGAATTCCAATGATGGATGGGGATCGACAAATGAAGTTTCGGGGACTCGATCATCTGAAATGAAGCGTAAAAGAAGTACGGATAGTGAAACATCAAGAACTCCAGATGACCTAGTACTCAGTATACTAGAGCATTCGAGCAAACGAGTCCTTGATGAGGGGAATGCTGAGAGATTCGTGAAGGTTTTGGATCGAGTGAATTGCCTGCAAGATGCTTCCTCTCAGAGTTGTCTCTGTGTAAGTGGAGCTTGGTTACAGGCTGGTGGCCTTGGAGCAAGCGGGTCTGCCGGAAATCCATGCTGGTGCCCATCGTGGTTAAAGACAGTTATGAAAGTGCTTACTTTTTTAAACATCTATGCTGCATGTTTGCAGCTACGGCAGGAGATGATAACATTGAATGGTTTAGAGGAAGCACTTAATTGGATTGGTGAGGTTGGGATCCATTTTAATATGAAGGACATTGAGAATatatctcttcttcttccaaag GTCATCTATTTTGTTGATTATAAtgcgaagaagaagaggaaatatGGTGAAGCTATTGTCATAGTTAGGCTGTCACCTGAGGATAAAGATCGAGTTGAAGAAACTCCTACAATAG CTGAAAAACAGGTTTCTCTCCCCAAACTCTTTTATGCAATGGAGAGGCGGGAAACAGCCTTCACAATGACTCTTAGGTCATTGACG CGTAAACTTGCAAGTGATATGAGCAAATTCAATTTGGTCGAAGATGTGGTCAACTTTTTGAGGGAAAGAGATAATCCAGCAAAAAATGTCAAGGAAAGTGATCCAGCAGGAAGCAAGAGTGAAGTGAAGCTTCTGGGCAGAAGGAGGGATACTTCAGCTTCAAATTCAAGAAACAAAGTTAACAAACTGTGTCAT GAGACAAATGCATTGCTGCCAGAAGAAATGGTGGAACATCTCAGAAAGGGTATTGGCTCCCGAGGACAG ATGGTGCATGTTCAGGAAATTGGTGGTCGGAGACCAAATTACATGGAGATTCCAAATGAATTATCAGATTACACAAAACAGACACTTGAACAAATTGGAGTCACTGAGTTGTACAGCCATCAG GCAGAGTCAATACGAACTTCCCTTGCTCAGAAAAATGTTGCTGTGGCAACGATGACCTCAAGTGGGAAATCTCTGTGCTACAATGTGCCAGTTTTTGAAGAGCTATTCAAGGATTCATCCTCATGCGCTCTTTATATGTTTCCCACAAAG GCCTTATCTCAAGATCAACTTAGGACTTTGAAGTATATGACAAACAATTTTGATGTTAGCTCATGCATCGGCATATATGATGGTGATACCCTTCAGGAGGAAAGGGCATGGCTGCGGGACAATGCTAGATTG CTAATAACAAACCCAGACATGTTGCACAAATCGATATTGCCATACCATGGGAAGTTCATGCGTATTTTATCAAATCTGAG ATTTGTAGTCATTGACGAATCTCATTCGTACAAAGGAGCATTTGGTTGTCATACTGCTCTTATATTAAGGAGACTCCGTCGGCTCTGTTCCCATG TTTATGGCAGTGATcctaaatttatattttctaccGCAACTTCGGCAAACCCCCTTCAGCATTCTATG GAACTTGCTAATCTATCAACATTGGAGCTGATTCAGAATGATGGAAGTCCCGCTTCTCAAAAGCTTTTTGTCCTCTGGAATTCATCTTTGCAACCGAAAACT GTGCTAGATCGAAGAGAAAGGGAAGCTGATGCTTGCAAATTAACTGATAGGGGACCAAG TCCCATTTGGGAAGTTTCATGCCTCTTTGCTGAAATGGTTCAACATGGACTACGATGCATCGCATTTTGCACATCACGCAAACTTTGCGAACTTGTTTTGTTATACAC GCAGGAAATTCTTCATGAAACAGCACCCCACTTGGTTGATTCCATAACTTCCTACCGCGCAGGATATGCCCCGGAG ATCAGAAGAACGGTAGAGAGTGATTTTTTTGGGGGGAAGCTTCGAGGACTTGCTGCTACTAATGCCCTTGAGTTGGGTATTGATGTTGGACATCTTGATGTCACTCTGCATTTAGGCTTCCCTGGCAGCATTGCTAG CTTGTGGCAACAAGCAGGAAGGTctggaagaagagaaaaaccGTCTCTTGCAGTGTATGTAGCATTTGATGGCGCGCTCGACCAGTACTTTATGAAGTATCCTGAGAAACTCTTTAGGAGTCCAATCGAGTGCTGTAATATTGATTCTCAAAATCCGCAG GTGCTTGAGCAACATTTAGTCTGTGCTGCTCTTGAACACCCACTGAGTTTGCACCATGATGAGAAGTTCTTTGGCAGTGGTATAAGCAGAGCTGTTGAGGCTCTAAGAAATAGAGGATACTTGAGTTTTGATAGATCTCTTGATTCTTCAGCTAGAATATGGAATTACATTGGACATGAG aaaaagcCTTCAGATATTGTGAACATTCGAGCGATAGAGACTGAGGCATACCAAGTAATAGACACCCAGACAAACGAAATCCTTGAGAAAATTGAGGAGAGCAAGGCTTTCTTTCAG GTGCATGAGGGTGCTGTATACATGCGGCAAGGCAAGACTTATCTGGTAAAAGACTTGGATCTGTCCCGTAAAATTGCTTGGTGCCAGGAGGCTGATTTGAAGTACTATACGAAAACGCGAGATTACACAGATGTTCAGGTCATTGGTGGAGATATG GCTTATCCAGCTGCTATGCCCCGTATTCCACAAACTAATGCTGAAGGGCACATGGTCCCGGAATCAACTGCTCAAGCGAATACCTGTAAAGTAGTAACAACTTGGTTTGGGTTTCGTCGCATAAGCAGAGGCAGCAATCAAGTTTTAGACACAGTTGAACTGTCACTTCCGAGATATTCCTATGAGTCGCAG GCTGTTTGGATCCAAGTTCCTCAAGCTTGCAAAGAAGCAGTTGAGAGGAGGAACTTTTCCTTTCGCGCGGGCTTGCATGCTGCTTCCCATGCTCTTCTCAATGTGGTGCCTCT